The Pantoea sp. At-9b genome includes a window with the following:
- the phnM gene encoding alpha-D-ribose 1-methylphosphonate 5-triphosphate diphosphatase, whose amino-acid sequence MIVNNVRLVLEDELVSGSLEIRDGRIASFSDSNSQQPGALDGEQAYLLPGLVELHTDNLDKFFTPRPKVDWPAHSAMSSHDALMVASGITTVLDAIGVGDVRDGGHRLDNLNKMIDAIRDSNRKGLNRVDHQLHLRCELPYHTTLSLFEALVTTPELSLVSLMDHSPGQRQYASLEKYRDYYQGKYQLNDQQMDEFEREQLALAAEWSQPNRNAIAAMCRARGIPIASHDDATAAHVAESHEVGSAIAEFPTTLEAAAASRACGMQVLMGAPNIVRGGSHSGNVAAWELASAGLLDILSSDYYPASLLDAVFRLVADERNTLDLPQAMALVTRNPAHAIGLRDRGIIAEGLRADLVLAHTDHGHPHIRHVWSQGRLVF is encoded by the coding sequence ATGATCGTGAATAATGTCCGACTGGTACTGGAAGATGAACTGGTGTCGGGATCGCTCGAAATTCGAGATGGGCGTATCGCCAGCTTTAGCGACAGCAACAGCCAGCAGCCCGGCGCGTTGGATGGCGAGCAGGCATATTTGTTGCCGGGGCTGGTGGAACTGCACACCGACAACCTCGATAAATTCTTTACGCCGCGTCCGAAAGTGGACTGGCCAGCCCATTCAGCGATGAGCAGCCATGACGCGCTGATGGTCGCCAGCGGCATCACCACGGTGCTGGATGCGATTGGCGTCGGCGACGTGCGTGACGGCGGGCATCGCCTCGATAACCTCAACAAAATGATCGATGCCATCCGCGACAGCAACCGCAAAGGGCTGAACCGCGTTGATCACCAGCTGCATCTGCGCTGTGAACTGCCTTACCACACCACGCTGTCGTTGTTTGAAGCGTTGGTCACCACGCCAGAATTGTCGCTGGTGTCACTGATGGATCACTCGCCAGGGCAGCGTCAGTACGCGTCGCTGGAGAAGTACCGTGATTACTATCAGGGCAAGTATCAGCTGAATGATCAGCAGATGGATGAGTTTGAGCGTGAGCAACTGGCGCTGGCAGCCGAATGGTCCCAACCGAACCGTAACGCGATTGCTGCCATGTGCCGGGCGCGAGGTATCCCGATTGCCAGCCATGACGATGCGACTGCCGCGCATGTTGCCGAGTCACATGAGGTCGGCAGCGCTATCGCCGAGTTCCCCACCACGCTGGAAGCGGCGGCAGCCTCGCGTGCCTGCGGGATGCAGGTCCTGATGGGCGCGCCCAATATTGTGCGTGGCGGTTCGCACTCCGGCAACGTTGCAGCCTGGGAGCTGGCGAGCGCCGGTTTGCTGGATATTCTTTCCTCCGATTACTATCCGGCCAGCCTGCTGGACGCGGTGTTCCGTTTAGTGGCAGATGAACGCAACACGCTGGATCTGCCGCAGGCGATGGCGTTGGTGACACGTAATCCGGCACATGCGATTGGTTTACGCGATCGCGGCATTATCGCTGAAGGACTGCGTGCCGATCTGGTGCTGGCGCATACCGATCACGGCCATCCGCATATCCGGCATGTCTGGTCACAGGGCAGGTTGGTGTTCTGA
- the phnL gene encoding phosphonate C-P lyase system protein PhnL — MNTQLRVEKLCKTFVLHNQSGVALPVLHDANLEVNAGECVVLHGRSGSGKSTLLRALYGNYQANSGHIWLQHEGAWIDMAQAPARQILAIRRDTVGWVSQFLRVIPRVPTLEIVMQPLLERGVERAFCEKRAKELLTRLHVPQRLWSLAPSTFSGGEQQRVNIARGFIADYPVLLLDEPTASLDSANSAAVVELIEQARARGAAIVGIFHDEAVRSRVADRLHVMQPVQTGVEA; from the coding sequence ATGAATACGCAACTGCGCGTGGAGAAGCTGTGTAAGACCTTTGTGCTGCATAACCAGAGCGGCGTGGCGCTGCCGGTGTTGCATGATGCCAACCTTGAGGTTAACGCCGGGGAGTGTGTGGTGCTGCATGGCCGCTCCGGTAGCGGAAAATCAACGCTGTTACGGGCGCTGTACGGCAACTATCAGGCCAACAGCGGCCATATCTGGCTGCAACACGAGGGGGCGTGGATCGATATGGCTCAGGCTCCGGCACGCCAGATCCTTGCCATTCGCCGCGATACCGTCGGCTGGGTCAGCCAGTTTTTGCGCGTCATCCCGCGGGTACCGACGCTGGAAATCGTGATGCAGCCACTGCTGGAGCGCGGCGTGGAACGCGCCTTCTGCGAAAAGCGCGCCAAAGAGTTGCTGACACGTCTGCATGTGCCGCAACGGTTGTGGTCGCTGGCACCCTCCACGTTTTCTGGCGGGGAGCAACAACGCGTCAATATCGCGCGTGGCTTTATCGCCGACTATCCGGTGCTGCTGCTGGATGAACCGACCGCCTCGCTGGACAGCGCCAACAGTGCTGCCGTGGTGGAACTGATTGAACAGGCACGGGCGCGTGGCGCGGCCATCGTGGGTATTTTTCATGACGAAGCGGTGCGCAGCCGGGTGGCCGATCGCTTGCACGTCATGCAGCCGGTACAAACAGGAGTAGAAGCATGA